A portion of the Stella humosa genome contains these proteins:
- a CDS encoding DUF4198 domain-containing protein has product MPSICRPAALAAAALLLASGVQAHMPYVLPSIFDVGQRGHILVQASFTEDAFVPDIAMRDAPFHLIAPDGQQGAVGPVSYLRDVSVFEADLKAEGTYRLTSGQRLGRKGRMYKDGDQWKMGGEGGRTPAGVELVEVQSTTLAEAYVTRGRPSDAALKPYGVALEIQALTHPNGLSVGADATFRVLFDGAPLAGLEVTVFRSAGVYDGRKVAAKATTDAGGGFAFRPEGAGTYLVLVRHRAAAPAGAETPYRSYTYTLAFDAI; this is encoded by the coding sequence ACCGGCCGCCCTGGCAGCAGCGGCACTGCTCCTGGCTAGCGGCGTCCAGGCGCACATGCCCTACGTGCTGCCGTCCATCTTCGATGTCGGCCAGCGCGGCCACATCCTGGTCCAGGCCTCCTTCACCGAAGATGCCTTCGTGCCGGACATCGCCATGCGCGACGCGCCATTCCACCTGATCGCGCCCGATGGCCAGCAAGGCGCGGTCGGTCCGGTCAGCTACCTGCGCGACGTCTCGGTGTTCGAAGCCGACCTGAAGGCCGAGGGCACCTACCGCCTCACATCGGGCCAGCGCCTTGGGCGCAAGGGCCGGATGTACAAGGATGGCGACCAGTGGAAGATGGGCGGCGAAGGCGGCCGCACCCCGGCGGGGGTCGAATTGGTCGAGGTCCAGAGCACCACCCTGGCCGAAGCCTACGTCACCCGCGGCCGCCCCAGCGACGCCGCGCTGAAGCCGTACGGCGTGGCGCTGGAGATCCAGGCCCTGACCCATCCGAACGGTCTCTCGGTCGGTGCCGATGCGACGTTCCGGGTCCTGTTCGACGGCGCGCCGCTGGCCGGGCTGGAGGTCACCGTGTTCCGCAGCGCCGGGGTCTATGACGGCCGCAAGGTCGCGGCCAAGGCGACCACCGATGCCGGCGGCGGCTTCGCCTTTCGACCGGAGGGTGCCGGCACCTACCTCGTTCTCGTGCGCCACCGGGCGGCCGCTCCCGCAGGCGCCGAGACCCCCTATCGCAGCTACACCTACACCCTGGCCTTCGACGCGATCTGA
- a CDS encoding EF-hand domain-containing protein codes for MTYRLLAAATALGLIASVAVAAPHGGNAFIRDYDTNGDGQVTRAEFDAVRDVRFKATDANGDGTLDEAEYVGEYTVRLDAQLAASDLTAEKKTEERQRQVRQAHVRFGALDKNKDQRIDRAEYDTSGAAAFAEQDDDKDGVVTLADAAARRAKRAAAAK; via the coding sequence ATGACCTATCGACTCCTTGCCGCGGCGACCGCCCTCGGCCTCATCGCGTCGGTCGCCGTTGCCGCCCCGCATGGGGGCAACGCCTTCATCCGCGACTACGACACCAATGGCGATGGCCAGGTGACCCGGGCCGAGTTCGACGCCGTCCGGGACGTGCGCTTCAAGGCGACCGACGCCAACGGCGACGGCACGCTCGACGAGGCGGAGTATGTCGGCGAGTACACCGTCCGACTCGACGCCCAGCTGGCCGCGTCCGACCTGACCGCCGAGAAGAAGACCGAGGAGCGCCAGCGCCAGGTTCGCCAGGCCCATGTCCGATTCGGGGCGCTGGACAAGAACAAGGACCAGCGCATCGACCGTGCCGAATACGACACGTCGGGGGCGGCCGCCTTTGCCGAGCAGGACGACGACAAGGACGGCGTGGTGACGCTGGCCGATGCCGCGGCCAGGCGGGCAAAGCGGGCAGCGGCGGCGAAGTAG